From a single Streptomyces liliifuscus genomic region:
- a CDS encoding ATP-binding protein, whose translation MLNGHGMAEVLDVVELLTSELVTNAYRHTKGPASLRLRAPGEGRLRVFVWDTSPYIPPPFDRSSDTHAPPPASADAEAGRGLLLVQQCADLWGCWPLGDGRLDRGAGKLMWFEVGGAGARGKRAAA comes from the coding sequence GTGCTGAACGGGCATGGAATGGCCGAAGTCCTCGATGTGGTCGAGCTGTTGACGTCCGAGTTGGTCACCAATGCGTACCGGCACACGAAGGGGCCCGCCTCCCTGCGGCTGCGCGCGCCGGGTGAAGGCCGCCTGAGGGTCTTCGTGTGGGACACCAGCCCGTACATCCCCCCACCCTTCGATCGATCCTCGGACACCCACGCCCCGCCCCCGGCCTCGGCGGACGCCGAAGCCGGCCGCGGCCTCCTCCTCGTCCAGCAGTGCGCGGACCTCTGGGGCTGCTGGCCGCTCGGTGACGGCCGTCTGGATCGGGGCGCGGGGAAGCTGATGTGGTTCGAGGTGGGCGGGGCGGGAGCCCGGGGGAAGCGGGCGGCCGCATGA
- a CDS encoding nitrate/nitrite transporter produces MTAPSSSIAPRKGGRWIEQWDPEDETFWKETGEKVARRNLFFSVLSEHIGFSIWTLWSVMVLFMGPEYGLTPADKFFIISMATLVGAIVRVPYTFAVARFGGRNWTIVAASMLLIPTIAAFIVMEPGTSFGTFLVCAMLAGVGGGNFASSMTNINSFFPLRKKGWALGLNAGGGNIGVPVVQLVALAVIGASGGPRVLLGIYIPLIVVAAVLGALYMDNITSVKNDTGAAKEAVKDPHTWIMSFLYIGTFGSFIGYSFAFGLVLQTQFGRTPLESAYVTFIGPLLGSLIRPVGGWLADKYGGAKITLWNFVGMGAATAVIVAASMEESLALFTTAFIVLFVLSGLGNGSTYKMIPGIFQAKAAALGLTGEEAASYGRRLSGASMGLIGAVGAVGGLGINLAFRQSFLSVGSGTGAFVAFLAFYAVCFGVTWAVYLRRPAAAESPAVTASEAKPQLSYAEV; encoded by the coding sequence ATGACAGCCCCGAGCAGCAGCATCGCACCGCGCAAGGGGGGCCGCTGGATCGAGCAGTGGGACCCGGAGGACGAGACGTTCTGGAAGGAGACGGGGGAGAAGGTCGCCCGGCGCAACCTGTTCTTCTCCGTTCTTTCCGAGCACATCGGGTTCTCGATCTGGACCCTGTGGTCCGTGATGGTGCTCTTCATGGGGCCCGAGTACGGGCTCACCCCGGCCGACAAGTTCTTCATCATCTCCATGGCCACGCTGGTCGGCGCCATCGTGCGCGTGCCGTACACCTTCGCGGTCGCGCGCTTCGGTGGCCGGAACTGGACCATCGTCGCGGCGAGCATGCTGCTCATCCCCACGATCGCGGCGTTCATCGTGATGGAGCCGGGGACGTCCTTCGGGACCTTCCTCGTGTGCGCCATGCTCGCCGGCGTCGGAGGCGGCAACTTCGCCTCCTCCATGACCAACATCAACTCGTTCTTCCCGTTGCGGAAGAAGGGGTGGGCTCTTGGGCTCAACGCCGGCGGCGGCAACATCGGGGTGCCGGTCGTACAGCTCGTCGCGCTCGCCGTCATCGGGGCCAGCGGCGGTCCGCGGGTGCTGCTCGGGATCTACATTCCGCTGATCGTCGTCGCCGCCGTGCTCGGGGCCCTCTACATGGACAACATCACGTCCGTGAAGAACGACACCGGTGCCGCCAAGGAGGCGGTGAAGGACCCGCACACCTGGATCATGTCCTTCCTCTACATCGGGACGTTCGGGTCGTTCATCGGATACAGCTTCGCCTTCGGGCTCGTGCTCCAGACGCAGTTCGGGCGTACGCCGCTGGAGTCGGCCTACGTCACCTTCATCGGGCCGCTGCTCGGCTCGCTGATCCGGCCCGTGGGCGGCTGGCTCGCCGACAAGTACGGCGGCGCGAAGATCACCCTGTGGAACTTCGTCGGCATGGGCGCCGCGACCGCCGTCATCGTGGCCGCCTCCATGGAGGAGTCACTGGCCCTGTTCACCACGGCGTTCATCGTGCTGTTCGTGCTGAGCGGGCTCGGCAACGGCTCCACGTACAAGATGATCCCCGGCATCTTCCAGGCCAAGGCCGCCGCCCTGGGGCTCACCGGTGAGGAGGCCGCGTCCTACGGGCGGCGGCTGTCCGGTGCCTCGATGGGGCTCATCGGGGCCGTGGGCGCGGTCGGCGGTCTCGGCATCAACCTCGCCTTCCGGCAGTCGTTCCTGAGCGTGGGCTCGGGCACCGGGGCCTTCGTCGCCTTCCTCGCCTTCTACGCGGTCTGCTTCGGGGTCACCTGGGCCGTATACCTTCGCCGCCCGGCGGCCGCCGAGTCCCCGGCGGTGACCGCTTCCGAGGCGAAGCCGCAGCTCAGCTACGCGGAAGTGTGA
- a CDS encoding uroporphyrinogen-III synthase: protein MYEEQRPEQRPEPRPEQRAEQRSEQRAEQRAEQRADRPDHGPLAGFTVGVTAARRADELGALLQRRGAAVMHAPALRIVPLSDDSELLAATKQLLHEAPDIVVATTAIGFRGWVEAADGWGLGEDLLDTLRGVELLARGPKVKGAIRAQGLTEEWSPSSESMAEVLDRLLEEGVEGRRIAVQLHGEPLPGFVESLRAAGGDVVGVPVYRWMPPEDIAPVDRLLDATVTRGVDALTFTSAPAAASLLGRAEDRGLLPELLAALSHDVLPACVGPVTALPLQARGIDTVQPERFRLGPLVQVLCQELPSRARTLPIAGHRVEIRGHAVLVDDTLRPVPPAGMSLLRALSRRPGWVVARAELLRALPGAGKDEHAVETAMARLRTALGAPKLIQTVVKRGYRLALDPVADSKYGDD, encoded by the coding sequence ATGTACGAAGAGCAGCGACCGGAGCAACGCCCTGAGCCACGACCCGAGCAGCGAGCAGAGCAGCGATCCGAGCAGCGGGCCGAACAGCGGGCCGAACAGCGCGCCGACCGGCCCGATCACGGTCCCCTCGCCGGGTTCACCGTCGGTGTGACCGCCGCCCGCCGTGCCGACGAACTCGGAGCCCTGCTCCAGCGGCGCGGCGCCGCCGTCATGCACGCGCCCGCCCTGCGCATCGTGCCCCTCTCCGACGACAGCGAGCTGCTCGCGGCGACCAAGCAACTGCTCCACGAGGCCCCGGACATCGTGGTCGCGACCACCGCGATCGGGTTCCGCGGGTGGGTCGAGGCCGCCGACGGGTGGGGGCTGGGCGAGGACCTGCTCGACACACTCCGCGGAGTCGAGCTGCTCGCCCGCGGACCCAAGGTCAAAGGTGCGATACGGGCCCAGGGGCTGACCGAGGAATGGTCCCCGTCCTCCGAATCCATGGCCGAGGTGCTCGACCGGCTGCTGGAGGAGGGAGTCGAAGGGCGCCGGATCGCCGTCCAGTTGCACGGTGAGCCGCTGCCCGGGTTCGTCGAGTCGCTGCGGGCCGCGGGCGGGGACGTCGTCGGCGTGCCCGTGTACCGGTGGATGCCGCCGGAGGACATCGCCCCCGTCGACCGGCTGCTGGACGCCACGGTCACCCGCGGTGTGGACGCGCTGACCTTCACCAGCGCCCCGGCCGCCGCCTCGCTGCTGGGCCGCGCCGAGGACCGCGGACTGCTGCCCGAACTGCTCGCCGCCCTCAGCCACGACGTGCTGCCCGCCTGCGTCGGCCCGGTCACCGCGCTGCCGCTGCAGGCCAGGGGCATCGACACGGTCCAGCCGGAACGCTTCCGGCTCGGCCCTCTCGTACAGGTGCTGTGTCAGGAACTTCCGTCCCGGGCGCGAACGTTGCCGATCGCCGGTCACCGGGTGGAGATCCGGGGGCACGCCGTGCTGGTGGACGACACACTGCGGCCCGTGCCGCCCGCCGGAATGTCCCTGCTGCGCGCGCTGTCCCGGCGGCCCGGCTGGGTGGTGGCCCGCGCCGAACTGCTGCGGGCCCTGCCCGGCGCCGGCAAGGACGAGCACGCCGTGGAGACCGCGATGGCCCGGCTGCGTACGGCACTGGGGGCGCCCAAGCTCATCCAGACCGTCGTCAAGCGCGGCTACCGGCTGGCGCTCGACCCGGTGGCCGACTCCAAGTACGGCGACGACTGA
- a CDS encoding anthrone oxygenase family protein, translated as MATTTESNKGRRSTAGGVLVAATVVTGLVAGLFYAYANNVMPALARSDDRVYIEVIQNINDVIQNPVFLLSFNGALLLTAFSAWQLRGSPRVRVWVFAALVVYALAFLVTVVFNIPLNNEIMDAGNPATTADPAAVRERFEDPWVAWNVVRAVLHVVAFGLLAQALVLYGRHGRSGRQSSPYLESATGSSASR; from the coding sequence ATGGCAACCACCACAGAGAGCAACAAGGGGCGGCGTTCGACCGCCGGGGGTGTACTGGTCGCGGCCACGGTCGTCACGGGTCTGGTCGCCGGGCTCTTCTACGCGTACGCGAACAACGTGATGCCGGCGCTGGCCCGCAGCGACGACCGCGTCTACATCGAGGTCATCCAGAACATCAACGACGTCATCCAGAACCCGGTGTTCCTGCTGAGCTTCAACGGCGCCCTGCTGCTCACGGCCTTCTCGGCCTGGCAGTTGCGCGGCTCGCCACGGGTCCGGGTGTGGGTCTTCGCGGCACTCGTCGTGTACGCGCTCGCGTTCCTGGTCACCGTCGTCTTCAACATCCCGCTGAACAACGAGATCATGGACGCCGGGAATCCGGCCACGACGGCCGATCCGGCCGCCGTGCGCGAGAGGTTCGAGGACCCGTGGGTGGCCTGGAACGTCGTACGCGCCGTACTGCACGTCGTGGCGTTCGGCCTGCTGGCGCAGGCTCTGGTGCTGTACGGGCGGCACGGCCGGAGCGGTCGTCAGTCGTCGCCGTACTTGGAGTCGGCCACCGGGTCGAGCGCCAGCCGGTAG
- a CDS encoding CGNR zinc finger domain-containing protein, translated as MALGTATATASYELRFDSGRICLDLLATTHPEERLDSAEPLRAWITGSGLVPAGTPLASVDSSWLVGFRELRSHIGQLVRSEPSRDSRPFVIALARVNELARTAPPVPNAVWDAGGSLVRALDGPPAPAALLAAVARDTVELLTDPAARASIRQCEGDNCPIVYLDTSRGRRRRWCSSEVCGNRERVARHRRRAALARA; from the coding sequence ATGGCACTGGGCACGGCCACAGCCACGGCCTCGTACGAGCTGCGGTTCGACTCCGGACGGATCTGTCTCGATCTCCTGGCGACCACGCACCCCGAGGAACGGCTCGACTCGGCGGAGCCGTTGCGGGCCTGGATCACCGGATCCGGACTCGTCCCGGCGGGCACACCGCTCGCGTCCGTCGACTCCTCCTGGCTCGTCGGATTTCGCGAACTACGCAGCCATATAGGCCAGTTGGTGCGTTCTGAGCCCTCCAGGGACTCCCGGCCCTTCGTCATCGCGCTGGCCCGCGTGAACGAACTCGCCCGCACCGCACCGCCCGTGCCGAACGCGGTGTGGGACGCCGGAGGCTCGCTCGTACGCGCCCTGGACGGCCCGCCGGCCCCCGCCGCGCTGCTCGCCGCCGTCGCCCGTGACACAGTGGAGCTGCTGACGGATCCGGCCGCCCGCGCGAGCATTCGGCAGTGTGAGGGAGACAACTGCCCCATCGTGTACCTGGATACGTCCAGAGGGCGTCGTCGCAGGTGGTGCTCCAGTGAGGTGTGCGGGAACCGCGAACGCGTTGCCAGGCACCGGCGCAGAGCAGCCCTCGCGCGGGCTTAG
- a CDS encoding sigma-70 family RNA polymerase sigma factor encodes MSQPSEPDEELMRALYREHAGPLLAYVLRLVAGDRQRAEDVVQETLIRAWKNAGQLNRATGSVRPWLVTVARRIVIDGHRSRQARPQEVDPSPLEVIPAEDEIDKALWLMTLSDALDDLTPAHREVLVETYFKGRTVNEAAETLGIPSGTVRSRVFYALRSMKLALEERGVTA; translated from the coding sequence ATGTCCCAGCCCTCGGAGCCGGACGAGGAGCTGATGCGTGCGCTCTACCGTGAACACGCCGGGCCTCTGCTCGCCTATGTGCTGCGGCTGGTCGCCGGGGACCGGCAGCGCGCGGAGGACGTCGTACAGGAGACGCTCATCCGTGCGTGGAAGAACGCCGGGCAGCTCAACCGAGCTACCGGTTCGGTACGCCCCTGGCTGGTGACGGTCGCTCGGCGCATCGTCATCGACGGGCACCGCAGCCGGCAGGCCCGGCCGCAGGAGGTGGACCCGTCGCCGCTGGAGGTCATTCCCGCGGAGGACGAGATCGACAAGGCGTTGTGGCTGATGACACTCTCTGACGCGCTCGACGACCTGACCCCCGCCCACCGGGAGGTACTGGTCGAGACGTACTTCAAGGGGCGTACCGTAAACGAGGCCGCCGAAACCCTGGGGATACCCAGCGGCACGGTGCGCTCACGGGTGTTCTATGCCCTGCGTTCGATGAAGCTCGCACTGGAGGAGCGGGGGGTGACGGCATGA
- a CDS encoding zf-HC2 domain-containing protein: MQSSQGQGDVHETVGAYALGILDDAEATAFEAHLATCEWCGQQLDELAGMEPMLAALADLPAAQGTPAIGESLSARPSPQLADRLVGEVVERRVKAKRSRRAFFGLAASLIIGGPIVAIAATGGDTAQEAKPLQSASPAKDAFTHMTDKVEATDPTTKVSAVVGMEGKAWGTHSVLELKNVKGPEKCSLIAVGKNGERETATTWAVPKWGYGIKNATTEQAKNPLYVHGGVAMNPEDIDHFEVMTFAGKKLVEVDV, translated from the coding sequence ATGCAAAGTTCGCAAGGGCAGGGCGATGTGCACGAGACGGTTGGTGCCTATGCGCTCGGCATCCTCGACGACGCCGAAGCCACCGCCTTCGAGGCGCACCTCGCGACCTGCGAGTGGTGCGGCCAGCAACTCGACGAACTCGCCGGCATGGAGCCGATGCTCGCCGCCCTGGCGGATCTGCCGGCGGCCCAGGGCACACCTGCCATCGGTGAGTCGCTTTCCGCCCGCCCGAGCCCACAGCTCGCGGACCGGCTGGTCGGCGAAGTCGTGGAGCGTCGGGTCAAGGCGAAGAGGAGCCGTCGCGCCTTCTTCGGGCTCGCGGCCTCACTGATCATCGGCGGCCCCATCGTCGCGATCGCGGCCACCGGCGGCGACACGGCCCAGGAGGCCAAGCCCCTGCAGTCCGCCAGTCCCGCCAAGGACGCCTTCACGCACATGACCGACAAGGTCGAGGCCACGGACCCGACCACCAAGGTCAGCGCCGTGGTGGGCATGGAGGGCAAGGCCTGGGGCACCCATTCGGTCCTGGAGCTGAAGAACGTCAAGGGGCCGGAGAAGTGCTCCCTCATCGCCGTCGGCAAGAACGGTGAGCGGGAGACGGCCACCACCTGGGCGGTCCCGAAGTGGGGCTACGGCATCAAGAACGCCACGACGGAGCAGGCCAAGAACCCGCTCTACGTACACGGTGGCGTCGCCATGAACCCCGAGGACATCGACCACTTCGAGGTCATGACCTTCGCCGGCAAGAAGCTGGTCGAGGTCGACGTGTAG
- a CDS encoding HelD family protein, with the protein MAAQVQQETAFDPVGDSVRDREIGVEQEHLDRVYQRLEEKIHEAEFLMNDAAQRGQVGTPGALAERDAQVFRAGIHLNRLNNEFEDFLFGRIDLLAGKDGKKGPDGAYTAVEPAEGAVRPDNTAEIAETLHIGRIGVLDSDYAPLVIDWRAPAAAPFYRSTPVDPGRVVRRRVIRSKGRRVLGVEDDLMRPELKASLSGRELPVIGDGALMAALGQARSHTMRDIVASIQAEQDLVIRAPAASVTYVEGGPGTGKTAVALHRAAYLLYQDRRRYAGGILIVSPTPLLVAYTEGVLPSLGEEGQVAIRAVGSLVDGAEATLYDSPAVARAKGSYRMLKVLRKAARGALEAPGGPGQGPARGRRNGQASRNGHNGQAGQLAFGDPEDGFADADDSDDESQAPSAVSTTRLRVVAFGRRLELEAPELDRIRQNALSGTAPVNLLRPRARKLLLDALWSRSGAGTRHTDPELAAELRSSFDEDVSSEDSFIAFVDAWWPELAPSAVLEAMADEKRLGRWARRILNPGEVRRVARSLKRDGLSVHDVAMLDELQAILGTPARPRKKRDLDPLDQLTGLEELMPVREESQRERAERLAQERTEYAHVIVDEAQDLTPMQWRMIGRRGRHATWTVVGDPAQSSWSDPDEAAEARDEALGTRPRRRFTLTVNYRNPAEIAELAAKVLALAMPGSTSPSAVRSTGVRPRYAVVRDSLAKTVREEAARLLDQVDGTVGVVVAMNRRAEAARWLAGLGDRVVALGSLEAKGLEYDATVVVSPAEIADESPAGLRVLYVALTRATQQLTVVSADRDEPDANGVPDLLRD; encoded by the coding sequence GTGGCCGCTCAGGTTCAGCAGGAAACGGCGTTCGATCCGGTGGGCGACTCCGTGCGCGACCGCGAGATCGGCGTCGAACAGGAACACCTGGACCGGGTGTACCAGCGCCTCGAGGAAAAGATCCACGAGGCGGAGTTCCTGATGAACGACGCCGCCCAGCGCGGCCAGGTCGGTACACCCGGAGCACTCGCGGAGCGTGACGCGCAGGTGTTCCGGGCGGGGATCCACCTCAACCGCCTGAACAACGAGTTCGAGGACTTCCTCTTCGGAAGGATCGACCTCCTCGCCGGCAAGGACGGCAAGAAGGGCCCGGACGGCGCGTACACGGCGGTGGAACCCGCCGAGGGCGCCGTACGGCCCGACAACACCGCGGAGATCGCGGAGACCCTCCACATCGGCCGTATCGGCGTCCTGGACTCGGACTACGCGCCGCTGGTCATCGACTGGCGGGCCCCGGCGGCCGCGCCGTTCTACCGCTCCACACCGGTCGATCCCGGCCGGGTGGTACGCCGCAGGGTCATCCGCTCCAAGGGCCGCAGGGTCCTCGGGGTCGAGGACGACCTGATGCGCCCGGAGCTGAAAGCTTCCCTCTCCGGCCGCGAACTGCCGGTGATCGGTGACGGCGCGCTGATGGCCGCGCTCGGCCAGGCCCGCAGCCACACCATGCGGGACATCGTCGCCTCCATCCAGGCCGAGCAGGACCTGGTCATCCGGGCACCCGCCGCCTCCGTCACGTACGTGGAGGGCGGGCCGGGCACCGGCAAGACGGCGGTCGCCCTGCACCGGGCCGCCTACCTGCTCTACCAGGACCGCAGGCGGTACGCGGGCGGCATCCTGATCGTCTCGCCCACGCCCCTGCTGGTCGCGTACACCGAGGGCGTCCTGCCGTCGCTCGGCGAGGAGGGCCAGGTCGCCATCCGCGCGGTCGGCTCCCTGGTCGACGGCGCCGAGGCCACGCTGTACGACTCCCCGGCGGTGGCCCGCGCCAAGGGCTCGTACAGGATGCTCAAGGTGCTGCGGAAGGCGGCGCGAGGGGCACTGGAGGCGCCGGGCGGACCCGGCCAGGGGCCCGCGCGCGGCAGGCGGAACGGGCAGGCCAGCCGCAACGGCCACAACGGTCAGGCCGGTCAGCTCGCGTTCGGCGACCCGGAGGACGGCTTCGCCGACGCCGACGACTCCGACGACGAATCGCAGGCTCCCTCCGCCGTATCCACCACCCGTCTCCGCGTCGTCGCCTTCGGGCGCCGGCTGGAGCTGGAGGCGCCCGAGCTGGACCGGATCCGCCAGAACGCGCTCTCGGGGACCGCCCCCGTGAACCTGCTGCGCCCGCGCGCCCGCAAGCTGCTGCTCGACGCCCTCTGGTCGCGGTCCGGCGCCGGGACCCGGCACACGGACCCCGAGCTGGCGGCCGAGCTGCGCTCCTCGTTCGACGAGGACGTCAGCTCCGAGGACAGCTTCATCGCGTTCGTCGACGCCTGGTGGCCCGAGCTGGCACCGAGTGCCGTTCTGGAGGCGATGGCCGACGAGAAACGGCTCGGCCGCTGGGCACGGCGGATCCTCAACCCCGGTGAGGTACGGCGGGTCGCCCGCTCCCTCAAGCGGGACGGCCTCTCCGTGCACGACGTGGCCATGCTCGACGAGCTCCAGGCGATCCTCGGCACGCCGGCCCGCCCCCGCAAGAAGCGGGACCTCGACCCGCTCGACCAGCTGACGGGCCTGGAGGAGCTCATGCCCGTACGCGAGGAGTCGCAGCGCGAGCGGGCCGAGCGGCTGGCCCAGGAGCGTACGGAGTACGCGCACGTCATCGTCGACGAGGCGCAGGACCTCACGCCCATGCAGTGGCGCATGATCGGCCGCCGGGGCCGGCACGCCACGTGGACGGTGGTCGGCGACCCCGCCCAGTCCTCGTGGTCGGACCCGGACGAGGCCGCCGAGGCCCGTGACGAGGCCCTCGGCACCCGCCCGCGCCGCCGCTTCACGCTCACCGTGAACTACCGGAACCCGGCCGAGATCGCCGAGCTCGCCGCCAAGGTCCTGGCCCTGGCCATGCCCGGCTCGACCTCCCCGTCCGCGGTGCGCTCCACGGGCGTACGGCCGCGGTACGCGGTCGTACGGGACTCCCTGGCCAAGACCGTGCGGGAGGAGGCGGCGCGGCTGCTCGACCAGGTCGACGGCACGGTCGGTGTCGTCGTCGCCATGAACCGCCGCGCCGAGGCCGCGCGCTGGCTCGCGGGGCTCGGCGACCGCGTGGTGGCGCTCGGCAGCCTGGAGGCGAAGGGCCTGGAGTACGACGCCACGGTGGTCGTCTCCCCGGCGGAGATCGCCGACGAGTCGCCGGCCGGGCTGCGTGTGCTGTACGTGGCGCTGACACGGGCCACCCAGCAGCTCACCGTCGTCTCGGCCGACCGCGACGAACCGGACGCGAACGGGGTGCCGGACCTGCTGCGGGACTGA
- a CDS encoding NAD-dependent malic enzyme, translated as MATAPSVSYSITVRLEVPASGTAVSQITTAVESHGGSVTGLDVTASGHEKLRIDVTIAASSTAHADEIVEQLRGIEDVTLGKVSDRTFLMHLGGKIEMQSKHPIRNRDDLSMIYTPGVARVCMAIAENPEDARRLTIKRNTVAVVTDGSAVLGLGNIGPMAAMPVMEGKAALFKRFADIDAWPLCLDTQDTDEIVAIVKAIAPGFAGINLEDISAPRCFEIEARLREALDIPVFHDDQHGTAIVVLAALTNALRVAGKAIGDIRVVMSGAGAAGTAILKLLLAAGVKHAVVADIHGVVHAGREDLVKAAADSPLRWIADNTNPEGVTGTLKEAVRGSDVFIGVSAPNVLDGDDVAAMAEGAIVFALANPDPEVDPAIARQTAAVVATGRSDFPNQINNVLVFPGVFRGLLDAQSRTVNTEMMLAAATALADVVTEDELNPNYIIPSVFNDKVAGAVAGAVRTAAKAAGATA; from the coding sequence ATGGCAACGGCGCCCAGCGTCTCCTACTCGATTACGGTCCGGTTGGAGGTGCCCGCGAGCGGAACCGCGGTCTCCCAGATCACCACGGCCGTGGAGTCCCACGGAGGCTCGGTGACCGGCCTCGACGTGACGGCCTCCGGCCACGAGAAGCTCCGGATCGACGTCACCATCGCGGCGTCGTCCACGGCGCACGCGGACGAGATCGTCGAGCAGCTGCGCGGCATCGAGGACGTCACGCTCGGCAAGGTGTCCGACCGTACGTTCCTGATGCACCTCGGCGGCAAGATCGAGATGCAGTCCAAGCACCCGATCCGCAACCGTGACGACCTCTCGATGATCTACACCCCGGGCGTGGCCCGCGTGTGCATGGCGATCGCCGAGAACCCCGAGGACGCCCGCCGTCTGACCATCAAGCGCAACACCGTCGCGGTCGTGACGGACGGCTCGGCGGTGCTGGGCCTGGGCAACATCGGCCCGATGGCCGCCATGCCGGTCATGGAGGGCAAGGCGGCCCTCTTCAAGCGCTTCGCCGACATCGACGCCTGGCCGCTGTGCCTGGACACCCAGGACACCGACGAGATCGTCGCGATCGTCAAGGCGATCGCCCCGGGCTTCGCGGGCATCAACCTCGAGGACATCTCGGCCCCGCGCTGCTTCGAGATCGAGGCCCGCCTCCGTGAGGCCCTCGACATCCCCGTTTTCCACGACGACCAGCACGGCACGGCGATCGTCGTGCTCGCGGCCCTCACGAACGCGCTGCGCGTGGCGGGCAAGGCGATCGGTGACATCCGGGTCGTCATGTCCGGCGCGGGCGCGGCCGGTACGGCCATCCTGAAGCTGCTGCTCGCCGCCGGCGTCAAGCACGCCGTCGTCGCCGACATCCACGGTGTCGTGCACGCGGGCCGTGAGGACCTGGTGAAGGCCGCCGCCGACTCGCCGCTGCGGTGGATCGCCGACAACACCAACCCCGAAGGGGTCACGGGGACGCTCAAGGAGGCCGTGCGCGGCTCGGACGTCTTCATCGGTGTCTCGGCCCCGAACGTGCTGGACGGCGACGACGTGGCCGCCATGGCCGAGGGCGCCATCGTGTTCGCGCTCGCGAACCCCGACCCCGAGGTCGACCCGGCGATCGCCCGCCAGACCGCGGCCGTCGTGGCCACCGGCCGCTCCGACTTCCCGAACCAGATCAACAACGTGCTGGTCTTCCCGGGTGTCTTCCGCGGTCTGCTGGACGCCCAGTCCCGCACGGTCAACACGGAGATGATGCTTGCGGCCGCAACCGCCCTGGCGGACGTGGTGACCGAGGACGAGCTCAACCCGAACTACATCATCCCCAGCGTCTTCAACGACAAGGTCGCGGGCGCGGTCGCCGGCGCGGTCCGCACCGCGGCGAAGGCGGCGGGCGCGACGGCCTGA
- a CDS encoding HU family DNA-binding protein — MNRSELVAALADRAEVTRKDADAVLAAFAETVGEIVAKGDEKVTIPGFLTFERTHRAARTARNPQTGDPIQIPAGYSVKVSAGSKLKEAAKGK; from the coding sequence ATGAACCGCAGTGAGCTGGTGGCCGCGCTGGCCGACCGTGCCGAGGTGACCCGCAAGGACGCCGACGCCGTTCTGGCCGCCTTTGCCGAGACCGTCGGTGAGATCGTCGCCAAGGGCGACGAGAAGGTCACCATCCCCGGCTTCCTGACCTTCGAGCGCACCCACCGTGCCGCTCGCACCGCGCGGAACCCGCAGACCGGCGACCCGATCCAGATCCCCGCCGGCTACAGCGTCAAGGTCTCCGCGGGCAGCAAGCTCAAGGAAGCCGCCAAGGGCAAGTGA